The following coding sequences are from one Epilithonimonas vandammei window:
- a CDS encoding glucose-1-phosphate adenylyltransferase produces MKESVISIVLGGGRGTRLFPLTYTRSKPAVPIAGKYRLVDIPISNCLNSGLNRILVLTQFNSASLNSHIKNSYHFDIFSKGFVDILAAEQNVENENWYQGTADAVRQTMKHLEKYEYEYILILSGDQLYQMDFKKMIDFHKDNGGDITIATIPVNAKDATGFGIMKADEEGNITAFTEKPSLDVLADWKSETSEESKAQGKEYLASMGIYVFSKNVLRKLFAEHEGDDFGKDFIPASIGNLNVLSYQYDGYWTDIGTIESFYEANLDLAQDLPQFNLFSSNPIYTRARMLPPTKINGSYVSKTIFGDGCIILADKIENSIIGNRTRVDRGTTIVNSYVMGADYYQTAQEVSDNELSGKTNMGIGKYCYIDMAILDKNCYIGNNVRIIGGKHHPDGDYDTHSIKDGIVVIKKNAVIPDGTNIM; encoded by the coding sequence ATGAAAGAAAGTGTAATCTCCATAGTTTTGGGAGGCGGAAGAGGAACGAGATTGTTTCCATTGACTTATACGAGGTCCAAACCGGCAGTTCCAATTGCAGGGAAATACAGATTAGTGGATATTCCTATTTCGAATTGCCTCAATTCTGGACTTAATAGAATTTTGGTACTCACGCAGTTTAATTCTGCTTCTCTTAATTCTCATATTAAAAACTCCTATCATTTTGACATCTTTAGCAAGGGTTTTGTGGATATTTTAGCCGCCGAGCAAAATGTGGAAAATGAAAATTGGTATCAGGGAACAGCCGATGCTGTTCGCCAGACTATGAAACACCTCGAAAAGTACGAATATGAGTATATCCTGATTCTTTCCGGGGATCAGCTTTATCAGATGGACTTCAAAAAAATGATCGATTTTCATAAAGATAATGGCGGAGATATCACTATTGCCACAATTCCGGTAAATGCAAAAGATGCCACAGGTTTTGGAATCATGAAAGCTGACGAAGAAGGTAATATCACAGCTTTTACAGAAAAACCAAGTTTGGACGTTCTAGCAGATTGGAAATCTGAAACCAGTGAAGAAAGTAAAGCTCAAGGTAAAGAATATCTCGCATCTATGGGAATCTATGTATTCAGTAAAAATGTATTAAGAAAACTATTTGCTGAACACGAAGGCGATGATTTCGGAAAAGATTTCATTCCCGCATCCATTGGAAATCTCAATGTACTGAGTTATCAGTATGATGGTTATTGGACAGATATCGGTACGATTGAATCTTTTTACGAAGCCAATCTGGATCTTGCACAAGATCTTCCACAATTTAATCTCTTCAGCTCTAACCCCATTTATACAAGAGCCAGGATGTTACCTCCGACCAAAATAAATGGGTCTTATGTAAGCAAAACAATCTTCGGTGACGGATGTATTATTCTAGCAGATAAGATAGAAAATTCTATCATTGGAAACAGAACGAGGGTGGATCGTGGGACGACTATAGTGAACTCATATGTAATGGGTGCAGATTATTATCAAACTGCTCAAGAAGTGTCTGATAATGAATTGAGTGGAAAAACCAATATGGGAATAGGGAAGTATTGCTATATTGATATGGCTATTCTGGATAAAAACTGCTACATTGGAAATAACGTGAGAATCATTGGCGGAAAACATCACCCTGATGGTGATTATGATACCCACTCCATCAAAGACGGTATCGTGGTCATTAAAAAAAATGCGGTCATACCTGACGGAACGAACATAATGTAA
- a CDS encoding DUF3108 domain-containing protein — protein MKNVFLFIGFLLFSTVYGQFDNINAGEVLSYRIHYGFLTAGNATLATTKTSYNGQPAFYVKGTGKTSGTAKAFFKVEDSYESYINARKEPLFYVRNVAEGSYRQHLQTTFYPNNNSLVLVDKIHTDRPAKTVKVPDNVQDMMSCFYYLRSLPSENLRVGSVVRMNVWIDDEIFPFQLKVVAAEKLSTKFGKIDCLKIVPSVMSGRVFKEKEGVTMWVSNDQNRVPILIKAELAVGSLKASIDGFTNVKYPLNFKK, from the coding sequence ATGAAAAACGTTTTTTTATTTATAGGATTTTTATTATTTTCAACTGTATACGGACAGTTTGATAACATTAATGCAGGAGAAGTTTTAAGTTATAGGATTCATTATGGTTTTCTCACAGCAGGAAATGCCACGCTGGCCACAACCAAAACATCATATAACGGTCAGCCAGCATTTTATGTAAAAGGAACAGGGAAAACAAGTGGCACAGCCAAAGCTTTTTTTAAGGTGGAGGACAGTTATGAAAGTTATATCAATGCAAGAAAGGAACCGCTGTTTTACGTCAGAAATGTGGCAGAAGGTAGCTATAGGCAGCATTTGCAAACCACTTTTTACCCTAATAATAATTCTCTGGTTTTGGTTGATAAGATCCATACGGACAGACCCGCAAAAACAGTAAAGGTGCCAGACAACGTTCAGGATATGATGTCATGTTTTTATTATCTCAGAAGCCTGCCATCAGAAAACCTGAGAGTAGGTAGTGTAGTGCGCATGAATGTCTGGATAGATGATGAGATTTTTCCGTTTCAGCTGAAAGTTGTAGCGGCTGAAAAACTATCCACCAAATTTGGTAAAATAGACTGTTTAAAAATAGTTCCTTCAGTAATGAGTGGCAGGGTTTTTAAGGAAAAAGAAGGGGTAACTATGTGGGTGTCCAATGACCAAAACCGAGTTCCTATTCTGATAAAAGCCGAACTGGCAGTTGGATCGTTGAAAGCAAGCATTGATGGTTTTACCAACGTAAAATATCCATTAAATTTTAAAAAATAA
- a CDS encoding J domain-containing protein: MKDYYYFLGIPKDASAEDIKKAYRKLSLKYHPDKNDNDEFFSDRFREAQEAYETLTDADRRRLYDQNLSSQQRNVKSILPPKIKNFSASKIRAKVDEEITVYWNTYDADLVKIVPFGLEKPNGERTIRIKEFDSQGKFQILLHATNTVLHKTIVQGITITELAESESKSEEKESLNNSSDSFSKSPKKENQSKRLVSVIIFIALTALIIWLMFS; the protein is encoded by the coding sequence GTGAAGGATTACTACTACTTTCTCGGAATTCCTAAGGATGCTTCTGCAGAAGATATCAAAAAAGCGTACAGAAAATTATCCTTGAAATATCATCCGGATAAAAATGATAATGATGAGTTCTTTTCAGATAGATTCCGAGAGGCTCAGGAAGCATACGAAACACTAACTGATGCGGACAGAAGACGGCTTTATGACCAGAATCTAAGCAGTCAGCAGAGAAATGTAAAAAGTATTCTTCCACCGAAAATTAAAAATTTTTCTGCAAGTAAAATCCGAGCGAAGGTGGATGAAGAAATCACGGTTTATTGGAATACTTATGATGCTGACCTAGTGAAAATTGTGCCTTTCGGTTTAGAAAAACCGAATGGTGAACGAACAATTAGGATTAAGGAGTTTGATTCTCAGGGGAAATTCCAAATTCTCCTTCACGCAACCAATACGGTTCTTCACAAGACCATCGTTCAGGGTATCACCATTACTGAGCTTGCAGAGTCAGAATCCAAATCTGAGGAAAAAGAATCGTTAAACAATTCAAGTGACTCTTTCTCAAAATCTCCAAAAAAAGAAAACCAATCTAAAAGACTGGTTTCTGTTATTATATTTATCGCACTGACTGCGCTGATAATCTGGCTGATGTTTAGCTGA
- a CDS encoding GDSL-type esterase/lipase family protein has product MKYNKLLFQKLFFLAMILNSLFYSAQDKPFWKDIQEFKMIDQTKAIPAKPILFVGSSSFTKWQDVNDYFPGKTIINRGFGGSRLLDLNYYADDLLNPYNPKQIVIYCGENDIATDNPTAAEVFERFKTFFGKIRQKYPRVPVAYVSIKYSPSREKFWPEVTEVNALIKSYLKTHKKAKYIDITKVMNDANGKLRTDIFLDDMLHMKPEGYKLWSQVMKSHLK; this is encoded by the coding sequence ATGAAATATAACAAATTACTTTTCCAAAAGCTTTTCTTCTTGGCAATGATTCTCAACTCCCTGTTTTACTCTGCACAAGATAAACCATTTTGGAAAGACATTCAGGAATTCAAAATGATTGATCAAACCAAAGCAATTCCCGCTAAACCAATTCTTTTTGTAGGAAGTTCATCCTTTACTAAATGGCAGGATGTGAATGATTATTTTCCCGGTAAAACCATAATTAACAGAGGTTTTGGCGGCTCAAGGTTACTCGATCTGAATTATTATGCGGATGATCTTTTAAATCCTTATAACCCAAAACAAATTGTAATCTACTGTGGAGAAAATGATATTGCAACAGACAATCCTACCGCAGCAGAAGTATTTGAAAGATTCAAAACCTTTTTTGGGAAAATACGTCAGAAGTATCCAAGAGTTCCGGTGGCGTATGTTTCTATCAAATATTCTCCAAGCCGTGAAAAATTCTGGCCGGAAGTGACCGAAGTGAATGCCCTGATAAAAAGTTATCTTAAAACGCACAAGAAAGCAAAATACATTGACATAACTAAAGTGATGAATGATGCCAATGGAAAACTCCGAACAGATATTTTCTTGGACGACATGCTTCATATGAAACCGGAAGGCTACAAACTTTGGTCCCAAGTTATGAAATCTCACCTAAAGTAA